In a single window of the Holophagales bacterium genome:
- a CDS encoding rubrerythrin — protein sequence MADLKGTKTHANLLRAFAEESQANRRYLYFADKADIEGYPEIAGNFRDTAEGETGHAHGHMDFLKAAGDPATGLPFGTTELNLEAAVEGETYEATQMYPSFARTAREEGFTEVADWFETLARAEKSHANRFAKMLASLQE from the coding sequence ATGGCCGATCTCAAGGGAACGAAGACTCACGCCAACCTGCTGCGCGCCTTCGCCGAAGAGAGCCAGGCGAACCGTCGCTACCTCTACTTTGCCGACAAGGCCGACATCGAGGGCTACCCCGAGATCGCCGGCAACTTCCGCGACACGGCGGAAGGAGAGACGGGGCACGCGCACGGCCACATGGACTTCCTCAAGGCCGCGGGCGACCCGGCCACGGGTCTCCCGTTCGGCACGACCGAGCTGAACCTCGAGGCGGCGGTGGAGGGCGAGACGTACGAGGCCACGCAGATGTACCCGTCCTTCGCCAGGACCGCCCGCGAGGAGGGCTTCACCGAAGTGGCCGACTGGTTCGAGACGCTCGCGCGCGCCGAGAAGTCGCACGCGAACCGTTTCGCGAAGATGCTCGCGAGCCTTCAGGAGTAA
- a CDS encoding sigma-70 family RNA polymerase sigma factor produces MDVEAPAGPGRDVEWAAALRGSFQALAGGDAAALETIWEVASRRLYGLALWRTGNAEDASDVVQEVFVRLASRRVELSRVSTPHVWLLAVTHNAAMDRVRRRERRRSEPIESAALVAAPVHDPGRRVEAERMSRLLAELPEAQREAVALRHVEGCSYREIGRITGVPTFTAASRCRLGLARLRRLMEGFR; encoded by the coding sequence ATGGACGTCGAAGCTCCCGCGGGCCCTGGTCGGGATGTGGAGTGGGCCGCGGCGCTGCGGGGCTCCTTCCAGGCTCTCGCCGGGGGCGATGCCGCGGCCCTCGAGACGATCTGGGAGGTGGCGAGCCGTCGGCTCTACGGGCTCGCGCTCTGGCGGACCGGGAACGCGGAAGACGCGAGCGACGTGGTGCAGGAGGTCTTCGTCCGGCTGGCTTCCCGGCGGGTGGAGCTCTCGCGGGTGTCGACGCCGCACGTGTGGCTCCTGGCTGTGACGCACAACGCCGCCATGGATCGTGTGCGGCGCCGCGAGCGCCGACGTTCCGAGCCGATCGAGAGCGCCGCGCTCGTGGCCGCCCCGGTGCACGACCCCGGACGAAGGGTCGAGGCCGAGCGGATGTCGCGGCTCCTTGCCGAGCTGCCCGAGGCCCAGCGCGAAGCCGTTGCGCTGCGGCACGTCGAGGGGTGCTCTTACCGCGAGATCGGGCGCATCACCGGCGTGCCGACGTTCACCGCGGCGAGCCGCTGCCGTCTCGGGCTCGCGCGTCTTCGGCGGCTGATGGAGGGATTTCGATGA
- the trxB gene encoding thioredoxin-disulfide reductase → MPNKSHYKVVIIGSGPAGLTAAIYASRANLEPLVLEGVQPGGQLTTTTEVENYPGFEHGIQGTELMDVTRKQAVRFGTEVATDTVVDADLDKRPFTLSLESGAKVTCDALIIASGATAKYLGLPSEQKLMGHGVSACATCDGFFFRGKEVAIVGGGDTAMEEANFLTKFATKVWLVHRRNEFRASKIMAQRTLDNPKIEVLWDSTITEILGEPETGVAGIRVKNLKTGAEREIPVKGYFSAIGHEPNTKIFRGKLAMNDVGYLEVKHPTTYTSVEGVFAAGDVADHIYRQAVSAAGEGCKSAIDVERWLAH, encoded by the coding sequence ATGCCGAACAAGAGCCACTACAAGGTCGTCATCATCGGGTCGGGGCCCGCGGGCCTCACCGCCGCCATCTACGCCTCCCGCGCCAACCTCGAGCCTCTCGTCCTCGAGGGCGTCCAGCCGGGCGGGCAGCTCACCACCACGACCGAGGTCGAGAACTACCCCGGCTTCGAGCACGGCATCCAGGGCACCGAGCTGATGGACGTCACCCGCAAGCAGGCCGTCCGCTTCGGCACCGAGGTCGCCACCGACACCGTCGTCGACGCCGACCTCGACAAGCGCCCCTTCACGCTCTCCCTCGAGAGCGGCGCGAAGGTCACGTGCGACGCCCTCATCATCGCCTCCGGCGCCACGGCCAAGTACCTCGGCCTCCCGAGCGAGCAGAAGCTCATGGGGCACGGCGTCTCCGCCTGCGCCACGTGCGACGGCTTCTTCTTCCGCGGCAAGGAGGTCGCCATCGTCGGCGGCGGCGACACCGCCATGGAAGAGGCGAACTTCCTCACCAAGTTCGCGACGAAGGTCTGGCTCGTCCACCGCCGCAACGAGTTCCGCGCCTCGAAGATCATGGCCCAGCGCACCCTCGACAACCCGAAGATCGAGGTCCTCTGGGACAGCACCATCACCGAGATCCTCGGCGAGCCCGAGACCGGCGTCGCCGGCATCCGCGTGAAGAACCTCAAGACCGGCGCCGAGCGCGAGATCCCGGTGAAGGGCTACTTCTCGGCCATCGGCCACGAGCCCAACACGAAGATCTTCCGCGGCAAGCTCGCGATGAACGACGTCGGCTACCTCGAGGTGAAGCACCCGACGACCTACACGTCGGTCGAAGGCGTCTTCGCCGCCGGCGACGTCGCCGACCACATCTACCGCCAGGCCGTCAGCGCCGCCGGCGAAGGCTGCAAGAGCGCCATCGACGTCGAGCGCTGGCTCGCGCACTGA